A single region of the Pseudalkalibacillus berkeleyi genome encodes:
- a CDS encoding YlmC/YmxH family sporulation protein: MIKISEFQVKDVVNVSNGRKLGHIADLEINLGTGKIEAIVIPGAGRMMGFMRKENDIIIPWRDIVKIGKDVILVRFEDHAENQLSPQGFHNSSKS; this comes from the coding sequence GTGATAAAAATATCTGAATTTCAAGTGAAAGATGTAGTGAATGTATCTAATGGTAGGAAGCTTGGGCATATTGCAGATCTAGAAATCAACCTAGGAACTGGAAAAATAGAAGCGATTGTCATCCCTGGGGCAGGTAGAATGATGGGATTTATGAGAAAAGAAAATGATATCATCATCCCGTGGAGAGATATTGTGAAAATCGGGAAAGATGTTATACTTGTTCGGTTTGAGGACCATGCCGAGAACCAACTTTCACCGCAGGGGTTCCATAATTCATCGAAAAGTTAA
- the pgeF gene encoding peptidoglycan editing factor PgeF, whose product MKHECYYTINEMLRSNRNVVAGISTRHGGVSHQPFHALNLGLHVHDQSSDVIENRNRLANALNTKLNQWVFADQVHGKQISEVKRVDAGKGSNLYHTGIIGTDGLYTKDSNIVLALAYADCVPIYFSAKNLNIVGIVHAGWKGTVSRIAQEMIHTWSKEENIPSDEIEVWIGPSIQQCCYEVDQHVIDHVDDIMEDKVKPYTTTTVTGKYMLNLQELNRQLLIKAGVPSTQIHVTTLCTSCSVNHFFSHRKENGQTGRMLGFIMFNE is encoded by the coding sequence ATGAAACATGAATGCTATTATACGATAAATGAAATGTTACGATCTAACCGGAATGTCGTTGCAGGCATATCAACAAGACATGGAGGGGTTAGTCATCAACCTTTTCACGCATTAAATCTAGGGCTTCATGTTCATGACCAATCATCTGATGTGATTGAAAATCGAAACCGTTTGGCAAATGCATTAAATACAAAATTGAATCAATGGGTTTTTGCTGACCAAGTCCATGGGAAACAAATTTCAGAAGTGAAACGTGTAGACGCAGGGAAGGGTTCAAATCTCTACCACACGGGAATAATAGGTACGGATGGGTTGTATACCAAAGATTCCAATATTGTTCTTGCTTTGGCATACGCTGATTGTGTACCCATATATTTTTCAGCCAAGAATCTTAACATAGTGGGAATTGTACACGCTGGTTGGAAAGGGACTGTTTCTAGAATTGCCCAAGAAATGATTCACACTTGGAGTAAGGAAGAAAACATACCTTCTGATGAGATAGAGGTTTGGATCGGTCCTTCTATACAACAGTGTTGTTATGAAGTAGATCAACATGTGATTGACCATGTAGACGACATAATGGAAGATAAGGTTAAGCCTTATACCACAACGACAGTTACAGGGAAGTATATGCTCAATCTGCAAGAATTGAATAGACAACTTCTTATTAAGGCTGGTGTTCCATCAACTCAAATCCATGTAACCACTTTGTGTACAAGTTGTTCCGTTAATCATTTTTTTTCACATCGTAAAGAGAATGGACAAACAGGTAGAATGCTTGGTTTTATCATGTTTAACGAATAG
- the ftsA gene encoding cell division protein FtsA — translation MNSSEVMISLDIGTSNIKVIIGEMSDESFNVIGVGNEKSEGIKKGSIVDIDETVRSIKKAVEQAERMVGVKANSVIVGITGNHVQLQPCHGVVAVSSEDREIRDEDITRVIDAAQVMSIPPEREIIDVIPREFVVDGLGEINDPRGMIGVRLEMEGILITGSKTILHNVLRCVERAGLEVADICLQPLAAGTVSLNKDERNLGVALVDMGAGSTTLTVFDQGSIQFTKVLPIGGDFVTKDISIGLRTTTEDAERVKVKHGHAFIDHASDEETFEVARIGSSNEQQFSQYELSHIIEPRLEEIFGLILEELNRNGYQDLPGGFVLTGGVVAMPGVLELAREVLDQNVRVSMPDYIGVREAQYTTGVGLIQFTFKNVKVQGKEVAASISNEHEEEQPVKKRRNTEQQRVEKDKPGVKNRMKDWFGTFFE, via the coding sequence ATGAACAGCAGCGAAGTTATGATTAGCTTAGACATCGGTACATCCAATATTAAAGTAATCATTGGAGAAATGTCTGATGAATCCTTTAATGTAATTGGAGTAGGGAATGAGAAATCAGAAGGAATCAAAAAAGGTTCCATTGTTGATATTGATGAAACTGTTCGTTCAATAAAGAAAGCGGTTGAACAAGCTGAAAGAATGGTAGGGGTTAAAGCGAACTCTGTCATTGTAGGAATTACAGGGAATCATGTTCAACTACAACCTTGTCATGGAGTAGTTGCAGTATCTAGTGAAGACCGTGAAATTAGAGATGAAGATATTACAAGAGTCATAGATGCTGCACAAGTTATGTCTATTCCTCCTGAACGAGAAATTATAGATGTCATTCCAAGAGAATTTGTCGTTGATGGTTTAGGTGAAATCAATGATCCTAGAGGAATGATTGGTGTAAGACTTGAGATGGAAGGCATTCTAATAACTGGATCAAAAACGATTTTACATAATGTACTCAGGTGTGTAGAACGTGCTGGCTTAGAAGTAGCGGATATTTGTCTACAGCCTTTGGCAGCAGGAACAGTATCTCTTAATAAGGATGAACGTAACCTAGGTGTTGCTTTAGTAGATATGGGGGCAGGATCTACGACTTTAACAGTCTTTGATCAAGGGTCCATTCAATTTACGAAAGTATTACCAATCGGGGGAGACTTTGTTACTAAAGATATTTCGATTGGTCTACGAACGACCACAGAAGATGCAGAACGTGTTAAGGTAAAGCATGGACATGCTTTTATTGACCATGCATCTGATGAAGAAACTTTCGAAGTGGCTCGTATTGGTTCCTCTAATGAACAGCAGTTCTCTCAATATGAACTGTCACATATTATTGAACCGAGATTAGAAGAGATTTTCGGCTTAATTCTTGAAGAATTAAATCGAAATGGTTATCAAGATCTACCTGGCGGATTTGTCCTAACAGGTGGGGTTGTTGCCATGCCAGGAGTTCTCGAGTTGGCAAGGGAAGTTCTTGACCAAAACGTACGAGTATCGATGCCAGATTACATTGGTGTACGCGAAGCTCAATATACAACTGGTGTCGGTTTAATTCAATTCACGTTTAAAAATGTTAAGGTTCAAGGGAAAGAAGTTGCTGCTTCAATCTCGAATGAGCACGAAGAAGAACAACCGGTCAAGAAGCGTCGTAATACTGAACAACAGAGAGTAGAAAAGGACAAGCCGGGTGTGAAGAATAGAATGAAGGACTGGTTTGGAACATTCTTCGAATAA
- the sigE gene encoding RNA polymerase sporulation sigma factor SigE: MGKLKLRITLFWYKLLIKLGVKTEEIYYIGGNEALPSPLSKDEEALLLKKLPKGDKAARAVLIERNLRLVVYIARKFENTGINIEDLISIGTIGLIKAVNTFNPEKKIKLATYASRCIENEILMYLRRNNKTRSEVSFDEPLNVDWDGNELLLSDVLGTDEDIITKGIEANVDRKLLTKALFSLSPREKQIMELRFGLAGGEEKTQKDVADLLGISQSYISRLEKRIIKRLQKEFNKMM, encoded by the coding sequence ATGGGCAAGTTAAAACTAAGAATTACTTTATTCTGGTACAAACTGCTAATCAAACTTGGGGTGAAGACAGAGGAGATATACTACATAGGCGGAAACGAAGCGCTTCCATCACCCCTCTCGAAAGATGAAGAAGCTTTACTTCTTAAGAAGCTACCAAAAGGAGATAAAGCTGCAAGAGCGGTGTTAATTGAACGAAATTTAAGGTTGGTTGTGTACATCGCTAGAAAATTTGAAAATACCGGTATTAATATTGAAGATCTTATCAGTATTGGAACAATTGGGTTGATTAAAGCAGTTAATACTTTTAATCCGGAAAAGAAAATAAAACTTGCAACTTATGCTTCTAGATGTATTGAAAATGAAATTCTCATGTACTTACGAAGGAATAATAAAACACGTTCAGAGGTATCTTTTGATGAGCCACTTAATGTTGACTGGGATGGCAATGAATTGCTTCTCTCAGATGTATTGGGTACTGATGAAGACATCATAACGAAAGGGATTGAAGCGAATGTAGATCGAAAGCTCCTGACGAAAGCATTATTTTCGTTATCACCACGAGAAAAACAAATTATGGAGCTCCGATTTGGACTTGCTGGTGGAGAGGAGAAGACACAAAAGGATGTAGCTGATTTACTTGGGATTTCCCAGTCCTACATTTCAAGACTTGAAAAACGCATTATTAAGCGATTACAAAAGGAATTTAATAAAATGATGTAA
- the spoIIGA gene encoding sigma-E processing peptidase SpoIIGA: MTIYLDVIWLLNFSIDFMLLWLTSVILKRKITFVRLMIGAFFGSLYVLMLFLESSLVYHPIVKFIYSVFIIYCTFGYKRFGSFVQGLFMFYFASFITGGGIFGIHFFLQTEAEIMNGVLTTQSTGMGDPVSWLFVILMVPVMLYFTKRRVGDIEIRKLRYDQIMNFELRIETTILKGQGLLDSGNQLHEPISKTPVMILDLTVFKNDLPEEVISHATSLENIGEVVDEENPWIDRMKIIPYRAVGSNHQFLMGVKADHMAIWSEGVKYETKNVIVGLSFTNVSGEGDYQAILHPKMLSHASVTSSAS, from the coding sequence ATGACGATATACCTCGATGTCATTTGGTTACTAAATTTCTCAATTGATTTCATGCTGTTATGGCTGACATCGGTTATTTTGAAAAGGAAAATCACTTTCGTAAGGTTAATGATCGGAGCTTTTTTTGGTTCTTTGTACGTACTTATGCTTTTCTTAGAATCAAGCCTCGTATACCATCCTATTGTAAAATTTATTTACTCAGTCTTTATCATTTATTGTACTTTTGGCTACAAACGTTTCGGTTCTTTTGTACAAGGTTTATTTATGTTTTACTTTGCATCGTTTATCACTGGAGGAGGGATATTCGGGATACATTTCTTTCTTCAAACTGAAGCTGAAATTATGAATGGAGTTTTGACCACCCAATCTACTGGGATGGGGGATCCTGTAAGTTGGCTATTCGTTATATTGATGGTGCCAGTAATGCTCTATTTCACCAAACGAAGAGTAGGCGATATTGAAATCCGAAAACTTCGTTACGACCAAATCATGAATTTCGAATTAAGGATTGAGACAACTATTCTTAAAGGACAAGGGCTGTTAGATAGTGGTAATCAGCTACACGAGCCTATTTCGAAAACGCCTGTAATGATACTAGACCTGACTGTGTTTAAAAACGATCTTCCTGAAGAAGTAATCAGCCATGCCACTAGCCTTGAAAATATAGGGGAAGTAGTGGATGAAGAAAACCCATGGATTGATCGTATGAAAATTATTCCGTATCGTGCAGTAGGTAGTAACCATCAATTCTTAATGGGCGTTAAAGCAGATCATATGGCTATTTGGTCAGAAGGTGTGAAATATGAAACAAAAAATGTAATTGTTGGCCTCTCTTTTACGAATGTTTCAGGAGAAGGAGATTACCAAGCTATTTTGCATCCTAAAATGTTGTCCCATGCTAGTGTGACTTCATCTGCATCTTAA
- a CDS encoding YggS family pyridoxal phosphate-dependent enzyme codes for MRISDNLQSINQQISKACERSNRNPENVSIIAVTKYVSVETTQEAVDSGIVHLGENRDEGFIHKYEQVTGHVKWHFIGTLQSRKVKSIIDKVDYIHSLDRLSLAKEIHKRTNRKVKCFVQVNVSEEKSKHGVSADELIEFVQQLEKYDSIEIIGLMTMAPHIKDEKVLRRIFQKTRHLQQKVQHLNLSNAPCTELSMGMSNDYSIAVEEGATFVRIGTSLVGNERK; via the coding sequence TTGAGAATTTCAGACAACTTACAGAGCATCAATCAACAGATTTCAAAGGCTTGTGAACGATCTAATCGAAATCCAGAGAATGTATCCATTATTGCTGTAACTAAATATGTTAGTGTTGAAACAACCCAAGAAGCTGTCGATTCGGGTATTGTTCATTTAGGAGAAAATCGAGATGAAGGCTTTATACATAAATATGAACAGGTTACCGGTCATGTTAAATGGCACTTTATTGGAACTCTCCAATCTAGAAAAGTGAAGTCCATTATTGATAAGGTTGACTACATACACTCTCTTGACCGACTTTCTTTAGCAAAGGAAATTCACAAGAGAACGAATCGAAAAGTGAAGTGCTTTGTTCAGGTCAATGTATCAGAAGAAAAATCCAAACATGGTGTTTCAGCTGATGAATTGATTGAATTTGTTCAACAACTTGAGAAATATGATTCAATTGAAATCATCGGCTTAATGACAATGGCTCCCCATATTAAAGATGAAAAAGTATTAAGGCGCATTTTCCAGAAAACGCGCCATTTACAACAGAAAGTGCAGCACTTGAACCTATCCAATGCACCTTGTACTGAGCTATCTATGGGCATGTCGAATGATTATTCAATTGCAGTAGAAGAAGGAGCAACTTTTGTTCGAATCGGTACTTCATTAGTAGGAAACGAACGTAAATAA
- a CDS encoding DUF881 domain-containing protein, with the protein MKVRGKYVIYSLVLLVTGFMISFSYQIANEEDQRPTNDQWRREDQLRTSILSLQRENRKLQDELEGTLKSVNKMESQLANQEKKSFNMVEEAKKLRKVVGEVPVQGQGIRVSLEDSSYIPASENPNDYIVHEEHIRMVIHELYVTGAEAIAINGQRISHTSNINCVGPVVNVDGVKHPAPFVITAIGDSDVFWSSLNLSGSITDQLVDDGVEVRMEKEADVEIPPHIAREG; encoded by the coding sequence ATGAAGGTTAGAGGTAAGTATGTAATCTACTCCCTAGTACTGCTCGTCACAGGGTTTATGATCTCTTTTTCCTATCAAATTGCAAACGAAGAGGATCAACGTCCAACGAATGATCAATGGCGTAGAGAAGATCAATTAAGGACATCGATTCTATCCTTACAAAGGGAAAACCGCAAATTGCAAGACGAGCTTGAAGGTACTCTAAAGTCAGTGAATAAAATGGAAAGCCAATTAGCCAATCAAGAAAAGAAGTCTTTTAATATGGTAGAAGAAGCGAAGAAACTAAGAAAGGTTGTCGGGGAAGTTCCTGTTCAAGGACAAGGTATACGTGTATCCCTTGAAGACAGCTCCTATATTCCTGCAAGTGAGAACCCAAATGATTATATCGTACACGAAGAACATATTCGTATGGTCATACATGAGTTATACGTAACAGGTGCAGAAGCAATTGCTATTAATGGACAGCGCATTTCTCATACGAGTAATATCAATTGTGTGGGTCCTGTGGTGAATGTGGATGGCGTTAAACATCCTGCGCCATTTGTCATTACAGCGATTGGTGATTCAGATGTTTTCTGGAGTTCTTTAAATTTATCAGGAAGTATTACGGACCAGCTCGTTGACGATGGCGTCGAGGTTCGAATGGAAAAGGAAGCTGATGTCGAGATTCCTCCGCACATTGCCCGGGAAGGATGA
- the murB gene encoding UDP-N-acetylmuramate dehydrogenase → MKDIIKKLNDENIGKVTENEPLAKHTTMKIGGPADLLIEPNTIQDLEKAIRIIKENHLQWTAIGRGSNLLVSDGGIEGVVIKLGKGLDHLEENGEEITVGGGYSLVKLSTIMSRKGLSGLEFASGIPGSLGGAVFMNAGAHGSDMSEILVKAHILFEDGTMEWLSNEEMEFSYRTSILQRKPGICLEAVLSLKEGNREQITAIMQKNKDYRKETQPWNYPCCGSVFRNPLPEHAGHLIESSGLKGHSIGGAQISDLHANFIVNTGDATAKDVLDLIDLVKNTIKDKYDIHMETEVEMIGREKE, encoded by the coding sequence ATGAAGGATATTATAAAGAAATTAAATGATGAAAATATAGGTAAAGTGACTGAGAATGAACCACTTGCCAAGCATACGACGATGAAAATTGGTGGTCCAGCAGACCTACTAATTGAACCTAACACAATTCAAGATTTGGAAAAGGCAATTCGTATCATTAAAGAAAACCATTTACAATGGACAGCAATTGGCAGGGGATCTAACCTTCTCGTATCAGATGGTGGTATTGAGGGTGTTGTCATTAAGCTTGGTAAGGGGCTTGACCACTTAGAGGAAAATGGCGAAGAAATCACCGTCGGTGGTGGATATTCATTAGTTAAACTTTCTACGATAATGAGTAGAAAAGGGTTATCAGGATTAGAATTTGCAAGTGGTATTCCTGGTTCACTTGGGGGAGCAGTGTTTATGAATGCTGGTGCTCACGGCTCTGACATGTCCGAAATACTTGTTAAAGCACATATCCTTTTTGAGGATGGGACTATGGAGTGGCTTTCTAATGAGGAGATGGAATTTTCTTATCGGACATCAATCCTTCAGAGAAAACCCGGAATATGCTTGGAAGCTGTCTTAAGTCTTAAAGAAGGGAACCGGGAACAAATCACAGCAATCATGCAAAAGAATAAGGACTATCGTAAAGAGACACAACCGTGGAATTATCCATGTTGCGGTAGTGTTTTCCGTAATCCCCTTCCTGAACATGCAGGTCATTTAATTGAAAGTTCTGGTTTAAAGGGGCATTCGATCGGAGGGGCTCAAATCTCTGATTTGCACGCTAACTTTATTGTGAATACAGGTGATGCAACAGCAAAAGATGTTTTAGACCTCATCGATTTAGTGAAAAACACTATTAAGGACAAGTATGACATTCATATGGAGACAGAGGTCGAAATGATTGGTCGAGAAAAAGAATAA
- a CDS encoding DUF881 domain-containing protein, translating into MMRRNLILALTTMTIGFMVAVLFHTTSEPVVRDTRDIWELRQDLEQQKKVQQELYNEIIKNEKLIDQYSGESKEDQIKALENTLAELKKDAGLTEVSGHGIVLTIEPLLDDENLLGTSTGTVHPELIRRLINELNTYGAQEISIDGERIVNTTPIREVNEKTYINEEPLSPFPVKVKVLSKNSNKLHTEMQTSQSGEDFARENLLLTSKLVDNVTIPPYDHQIRVKYMKEKGDS; encoded by the coding sequence ATGATGCGCAGAAATCTGATTTTGGCCTTAACAACAATGACAATCGGATTCATGGTAGCTGTCTTATTTCATACTACCAGCGAACCAGTCGTTCGAGACACAAGGGATATATGGGAATTGAGACAAGATCTAGAACAGCAAAAGAAGGTTCAACAAGAGTTATACAATGAAATTATTAAAAATGAAAAGCTAATTGATCAATATTCAGGTGAAAGTAAGGAAGACCAAATAAAAGCACTTGAAAATACTTTAGCAGAATTAAAAAAAGATGCAGGTTTAACTGAAGTTAGCGGTCACGGAATTGTTTTGACAATCGAACCATTATTAGACGATGAAAATTTACTTGGAACAAGCACTGGAACTGTTCACCCTGAGCTCATACGTAGATTGATCAATGAACTTAATACGTATGGAGCACAAGAAATATCTATCGACGGTGAACGGATTGTTAATACTACGCCAATACGCGAAGTAAATGAAAAAACTTATATTAATGAAGAGCCTTTATCTCCATTTCCAGTTAAGGTCAAAGTTTTATCCAAAAACTCTAACAAGCTCCATACTGAAATGCAGACATCTCAATCAGGTGAAGATTTTGCAAGAGAGAATCTTCTCTTAACTTCTAAACTTGTAGATAACGTAACGATTCCGCCTTATGATCATCAGATCCGTGTTAAATATATGAAAGAGAAGGGGGATTCCTAA
- the ftsZ gene encoding cell division protein FtsZ: MLEFDMNMDGLAKIKVIGVGGGGSNAVNRMIENNVQGVEFIAVNTDAQALNLSRAQVKMQIGSKLTRGLGAGANPDIGKKAAEESKEQIEEALEGADMVFVTAGMGGGTGTGAAPVIAEIAKEIGALTVGVVTRPFTFEGRKRSTHAVGGIETLKEKVDTLIVIPNDRLLEIVDKNTPMLEAFREADNVLRQGVQGISDLIAVPGLINLDFADVKTIMTSKGSALMGIGVAAGENRATDAAKKAISSPLLETSIDGAKGVLMNITGGSNLSLYEVNEAADIVSSASDEDVNMIFGSVINEDLKDEILVTVIATGFDEVQGGQPKAQPRPKQNVNNQNQQPAQKSREEQPQRQQESQRTTNSSPQSDINDTLDIPAFLRNRNRRR, encoded by the coding sequence ATGCTAGAGTTTGATATGAATATGGATGGCCTTGCAAAGATTAAGGTAATCGGTGTTGGCGGCGGCGGAAGTAATGCTGTCAATCGTATGATAGAAAATAACGTTCAAGGTGTAGAATTTATTGCAGTAAACACAGATGCTCAAGCTTTAAACTTATCTAGAGCACAAGTGAAAATGCAAATTGGATCAAAGTTAACAAGAGGTTTAGGTGCTGGAGCTAATCCTGATATTGGGAAGAAAGCTGCAGAAGAGAGTAAAGAACAGATCGAAGAAGCACTAGAAGGTGCAGATATGGTCTTTGTAACCGCAGGAATGGGTGGCGGTACAGGTACTGGAGCTGCTCCAGTCATTGCCGAAATTGCAAAGGAAATCGGTGCGTTAACAGTAGGTGTCGTTACACGACCATTTACATTTGAAGGACGAAAACGTTCTACTCACGCGGTCGGTGGAATTGAGACACTAAAAGAAAAAGTAGATACGCTAATCGTCATTCCTAATGATCGGCTTCTTGAAATTGTTGATAAAAATACCCCTATGCTGGAAGCGTTCCGTGAAGCAGATAACGTGCTAAGACAAGGTGTACAAGGTATTTCAGATCTAATCGCAGTTCCTGGACTCATTAACTTAGACTTTGCTGATGTGAAAACAATCATGACTTCTAAAGGATCTGCTCTTATGGGAATAGGTGTAGCTGCTGGTGAAAACCGTGCAACGGATGCTGCTAAGAAAGCGATCTCCAGTCCGTTACTTGAAACATCTATTGATGGAGCTAAAGGTGTGTTAATGAATATCACTGGCGGCTCTAACTTAAGTCTTTATGAAGTGAATGAAGCTGCTGATATCGTTTCATCCGCATCAGATGAAGATGTGAATATGATTTTCGGATCTGTTATTAATGAAGATCTTAAAGATGAAATTTTAGTTACAGTCATTGCGACTGGTTTTGATGAAGTGCAAGGTGGTCAACCTAAAGCACAACCACGTCCAAAGCAAAACGTGAATAATCAGAATCAACAACCAGCTCAAAAGAGCAGGGAAGAACAACCGCAAAGACAACAAGAAAGTCAGCGTACAACGAACTCTTCTCCTCAATCGGATATCAACGATACGCTTGATATACCAGCATTCTTGAGAAACCGTAATCGTCGTCGCTAA
- the sigG gene encoding RNA polymerase sporulation sigma factor SigG — protein sequence MTRNKVEICGVDTSKLPVLKNTEMRILFKEMQNGDLTAREKLVNGNLRLVLSVIQRFNNRGEYVDDLFQVGCIGLMKSIDNFDLGQNVKFSTYAVPMIIGEIRRYLRDNNPIRVSRSLRDIAYKALQVRDKIVSKESREPNPTEIARELDVTKEEVVFALDAIQDPVSLFEPIYNDGGEPIFVMDQISDDKQKDYQWIEEIALREAMTRLNEREKLILTMRFFQGKTQMEVADEIGISQAQVSRLEKAAINQMNKSIQSG from the coding sequence ATGACCCGTAATAAAGTTGAGATTTGTGGTGTGGATACATCTAAGCTTCCAGTTTTGAAAAACACAGAAATGAGAATTCTGTTTAAAGAAATGCAGAATGGAGATTTAACAGCAAGAGAAAAGTTAGTAAACGGTAACTTAAGACTTGTTTTAAGCGTCATACAGCGATTCAATAATCGCGGAGAATATGTTGATGATCTATTCCAAGTTGGATGTATTGGTCTAATGAAATCAATTGATAACTTCGATCTAGGTCAGAATGTAAAGTTTTCAACTTACGCGGTACCTATGATCATTGGAGAAATCAGAAGATACTTAAGGGATAATAATCCTATTAGAGTGTCTAGATCACTTAGAGATATCGCCTATAAGGCACTTCAAGTACGGGATAAGATTGTCAGCAAAGAATCAAGGGAACCTAACCCTACAGAAATTGCTCGTGAGTTAGATGTTACGAAAGAAGAGGTTGTATTTGCATTAGATGCGATTCAAGATCCCGTTTCATTGTTTGAGCCTATCTATAACGACGGCGGTGAGCCGATTTTTGTGATGGATCAAATTAGTGATGATAAACAGAAGGATTATCAGTGGATTGAGGAAATTGCGTTACGTGAAGCAATGACTAGATTAAACGAACGAGAAAAGTTGATTCTTACGATGCGCTTCTTTCAAGGTAAGACACAAATGGAAGTTGCTGATGAAATCGGAATCTCCCAAGCACAAGTTTCACGTTTAGAAAAGGCAGCAATTAATCAAATGAACAAAAGTATACAAAGTGGTTAA
- a CDS encoding cell division protein FtsQ/DivIB, whose protein sequence is MENKKVTTLEDRIPKLKEQRKQKANRRMIFYVSFFFLLILVIVYFQSPLSNVKTIEIKGNEVIPEEKIMSQITLSTNTNYWSVNEKAVEAEVKKFVQVESVNVDKIFPNKVKIQVTEFEKVAFAVNEGSYYPLLQNGKTLPKVSESTVPTNAPILIGWGDNELTERMAAELSDLSASIRIRISEIHHSPTENDSQRITLYMNDGYEVQSRIHNFAEYMQYYPSIVDKLEGSKEGIIYMSESPRFEPFEKEDGKEESTDEG, encoded by the coding sequence ATGGAAAATAAGAAGGTTACGACACTTGAAGATCGAATTCCCAAACTGAAGGAACAACGTAAACAGAAGGCTAATCGTAGAATGATATTCTATGTTTCTTTTTTCTTTTTGCTCATCTTGGTTATTGTTTATTTCCAATCTCCTTTAAGCAATGTGAAAACGATTGAAATTAAGGGGAATGAGGTTATTCCTGAAGAAAAAATCATGTCCCAAATAACCCTATCAACAAATACAAATTACTGGTCAGTCAATGAAAAAGCTGTTGAAGCTGAAGTGAAAAAATTTGTTCAAGTTGAGTCTGTGAACGTTGATAAAATCTTTCCAAACAAGGTCAAAATTCAGGTGACAGAATTTGAAAAGGTAGCCTTTGCCGTGAATGAGGGGAGTTATTACCCTCTATTACAGAACGGGAAAACATTGCCGAAGGTCTCAGAGTCAACTGTACCTACCAATGCACCTATATTGATTGGATGGGGAGACAACGAATTGACAGAAAGAATGGCTGCTGAACTTTCGGACTTATCAGCTAGTATTCGAATTCGAATTTCAGAAATTCATCATTCTCCAACGGAAAACGATAGTCAGCGGATTACGTTATATATGAACGATGGATACGAAGTGCAGTCGAGAATTCATAATTTTGCGGAATATATGCAGTACTACCCATCCATAGTAGACAAGCTTGAAGGTAGCAAAGAAGGCATCATATATATGTCAGAATCACCTAGATTTGAGCCTTTTGAAAAGGAAGACGGGAAGGAAGAAAGTACGGATGAAGGTTAG
- a CDS encoding small basic family protein: MWLPILGLMIGLLLGFMSDLRIPDEYSSYLSIAVLAALDTLFGGIRAQLQKTFDDRVFVSGFFFNILLAAGLAFLGVHLGVDLYLAAIFAFGVRLFNNIAVIRRLILSNWKKTEAKERN; the protein is encoded by the coding sequence ATGTGGTTACCAATTTTGGGTTTAATGATTGGCCTCCTTCTAGGCTTCATGTCAGACCTACGCATACCAGATGAATACTCTAGTTATTTATCTATTGCGGTGCTCGCAGCACTTGACACGTTGTTCGGTGGCATTCGTGCACAGTTACAAAAAACATTCGATGATCGTGTGTTTGTGTCAGGCTTTTTCTTTAACATATTGCTAGCAGCAGGTTTAGCTTTTCTAGGTGTCCATCTTGGTGTAGACTTGTACTTAGCGGCAATTTTTGCTTTTGGGGTGAGATTATTCAACAACATTGCTGTCATCCGTAGATTAATTCTATCTAATTGGAAGAAAACAGAAGCAAAAGAGAGAAATTAA